A segment of the Microbacterium luteolum genome:
TCAGCGAGGCCGGGGGAGTGCGCATGGGGTCCGCCTCCGACGGCGTCGGGGGCTACGAGGTCACCGACCGCGAGACGGCGCTCGCGGTCTGCGCCGCGCTCGGTCGGTGACCCGCCGGCGACCCGCGGTCGGTAGGCTCTCCCCGTGACGGATACTCGCGAGTTCACCGACGCCCATGGCATCGCCATCGTCTACGACGTCCATCCGGCCACCACGACGCCGCGCGGAGTCGTCCAGCTCCTGCACGGCGTCGGCGAACATGCCGGCCGGTACGGCGTGCTGGCGAAGGCCCTCGCCGCAGCCGGTTTCACCGTGTACGCCGACGATCATCGCGGCCACGGCCGCACCGGCATCCGCCAGCACGACGGACCCGCGCGACTCGGGCACCTCGGCAAGGGGGGACTGCGCGCAGCGGAGGATGCCATCTGGCAGCTCACCGGCATCATCCGCGACGAGAACCCCGACCTGCCGCTCGTGCTCCTCGGGCACTCCTGGGGATCGTTCCTGGCGCAGAAGCTCGTCAACCATCACCCCGAGGCCTGGGATGCGGTCATCCTCTCCGGCTCGGCCCTGCTGACCCCGGGCTCGCTGAACGCCGCGCCGCTCAACGCGCGCTGGGCGAAGGACGAGGGCGCGACGGGGCTCGAGTGGCTCAGTCGCGATCCCGCCGTGTGGGCGTCGTTCGACGACGATCCGCTCACCACCGACGTCCCGCTCCTCAAGCTGTTCGGCCCGATCGAGGCCGCCAAGCTCTACGGACGCCCGGCGAAGGATCTCGTCGCGAAGGCGGGCCACGACATCCCGATGCTCCTGATGGTCGGCCGCGACGATCCGGTGGGCGGACCGCACAGTGTGCACAAGCTCGCCGACGAGTACCGCTCGCGTTCCGGTCTCACCGACGTCACCACCCTGGTCTATCCGGATGCGCGTCACGAGATCTTCAACGAGCTGCAGCAGGAAGAGGTGCGCGCCGACGTGCTCGCCTGGCTCGACACGCACTTCCCCTCGCGCGCGCAGAGCTGACCGCCAACCCGGCTGAGCGCCCGCGCATTCCCTTCGGAGTCGCGAGATTACGCACGGTGAAGGTGCGTGACGTCATCCGGGCAGGCGACGCCTGATGCGCTCTACATTCGGACCAGTATTCCGCGGGAACGCGAGAGGGCGGTCGGATGAGCTTCGTCAGCGAATGGCGCGATTGGCACGCGGCGCGTGAGCGGCTCGCGGGCTCGGAGTACGGCCCGTCAGCCCTCGAGTCGACGAACTGGCTCATCGAGATGCCCGCCGCCGTCGACGGCATCCCCGGCCTCTGGGCGCTGACCGGCGACGGCGGCATCCGCGGCAGCGAGCTCGGGCAGTCCGGCGCGAGCGTGACGCTGCGGGGTGCGGAGAGCTTCCGGCTCGGGCGGCGCGAGCTGCGCGTCTTCGACCGGCACGGGACGCTGGCACTCCGGGTGCTGAACCCGTCCCGCCCGCAGCGCGAATGGTTCACGGCGATCGACGCCTACGCGCCCGACGAGCGGTGGCGTCTGCCCGCGCGGTTCGAGCCGACGCCGGACGAGCGGATCGTCATCACCGCGGTCGACGGCGAGGAGCGGGAATCCCCGGTCGCGGGGCGTCTGCACTTCGAGCTCGCGGGCGCGCCGCACACGTTGACCGTGACGCGGAGCTCGCAGGGGACGCTGAGTGCGGTCTTCGCCGACGGCACCAACGGGCTCGAGACCTACCGGTTCCGCTTCCTCCCGATCGAGGAGCCCGCCGAAGACGGCTCGGCGATCATCGACTTCAACCGCGCCTACCTGCCGCCCTGCGCGTTCTCGGATCAGTTCGTCTGCCCGCTCCCACCGTCGGGCAACCGCTATTCGACGCCGATCCGGGCCGGAGAGCGAGTCGTGGTGCTCGGCGGCTGACCCGCCGCGGGCGCTCTGCGCGCCTTAAGCTGGAACCGTGCACGGTGAATACAAGGTCCCAGGGGGAAAGCTGGTCGTCGTCGACCTCGACGTCGAAGACGATCGGATCGCGCGTTTCCGCCTCGCCGGAGACTTCTTCCTCGAGCCCGACACGGCGCTCGACGACATCAACGCCGCCGTGAACGGCCTGGCGGTCGAGTCGGATGCGACGGTCATCGCCGCCGCGGTGCGCGAGGCGCTCCCGGACGGCGCGCAACTCCTCGGCTTCACGCCCGAGGCCGTCGGCACCGCCGTGCGCCGCGCGCTGGTGACCGCGCCGGGCTGGCGCGACTTCGACTGGGAGATCGTGCACGACAAGGCCGTCTCGCCGCGGATGAACCTCGCCCTCGACGAGGTGCTCACCTCGCGCGTCGGCGAAGGGCGTCGCCGGCCGACGCTGCGCATCTGGGAGTGGGACGAATCGGCCGTCGTGATCGGCTCGTTCCAGTCGTACCGCAACGAGGTCGACCCCGAGGGGGCGGCACGGCACGGCTTCGACGTCGTGCGCCGCATCTCCGGCGGTGGAGCGATGCTCATGGCCGCGGGACAGATCATCACGTACTCGCTGTACGTTCCGGCATCCCTCGTCGCGGGCATGACGTTCGCCGACTCGTACGCGTTCCTCGACGACTGGGTGCTGCAGGCGCTGCGGTCGCTCGGGATCGATGCGGTCTACCAGCCGCTCAACGACATCGCGAGCCCGACCGGCAAGATCGGCGGCGCCGCGCAGAAGCGCCTCGCCAACGGTGGCGTGCTGCACCACGCCACGCTCTCGTACGACATCGACGGCCAGACCATGACCGAGGTGCTGCGCATCGGCCGAGAGAAGCTGAGCGACAAGGGCACCACCTCGGCGGCGAAGCGCGTCGACCCGCTGCGCAGCCAGACCGGACTGACGCGCGCCGAGATCATCGAGCGCTTCAAGGACACCTTCCGTTCGCTGACGGGTGCCGAGACGGTCGCGATCGCCCCGGAGGAGTACGCCGCAGCCGAAGACCTGGTGGAGTCGAAGTTCGCCACCGAGGCGTGGCTGCATCGGGTGCCGTGACCGGCGCCGTCACGATCATCGAGGGCGACAACCTCGCCGTCGCAGCGGCTCTGCCCACGGCATCCTTCACGCTTGTCTATCTCGACCCGCCGTTCAACACCGGTCGCGCACAGGAGCGGCAGGTCGTCACCGCGCGGCGGGCGTTCACAACTCAGGAAGAATCTGCCGAACCGGGCGTTGAAGGCGCCCGTTCGGCAGAACTCGCGACGAATGGACTGAATACTGCACAGCCGGCCGCGGCGACTGAGGTCCGGCACGGATTCCACGGCCACGCCTACGAGCGGGTCCGCGGCATGCTGCGCACCTACGACGACAGCTTCGACGACTACGGCACGTTCCTGATGCCGCGGCTCGAGGAGGCATGGCGGCTCCTCGCCGACGACGGCACCCTCTACCTGCACCTCGACTACCGCGAGGCGCACTACGCGAAGGTGATGCTCGACGCGGTGTTCGGGCGCGAGTGCTTCCTCAACGAGCTGATCTGGGCGTACGACTACGGGGCGAAGTCTCGCCGTCGCTGGCCCACGAAGCACGACACGATCCTCGTCTACGTGAAGAACCCCCGGGAGTACGTCTTCAACTCCGAGGACGTCGACCGCGAGCCCTACATGGCGCCGGGGCTCGTCACCGCCGAGAAGGCGGCACGGGGCAAGCTCCCCACCGACGTCTGGTGGCACACGATCGTGCCGACGACCGGACGCGAGAAGACCGGGTACCCGACGCAGAAGCCCGAGGGGATCCTCCGCCGCATCGTGACCGCGTCGAGCCGTCCCGGCGACCGCGTGCTCGACCTCTTCGCCGGCAGCGGCACGACAGGGGCGGTCGCCTCGGCGCTCGGCCGCGACGCCGTGCTCGTCGACGACAACCCCGAGGCCGTCCGTGTGATGACCGAGCGGATGCCGCACGCCGAGGTCTCGCGCCTGTCTGAGTAGCCGCCGCCACCGGCATCCATCGGTCGATTTCCCGGTTGCAGGTCGAAACGGGCGGTTTCGACCTGCACCCGTGAAACGAACCTGCAGATGCAGCCGCCCCGGCGTCAGGACGGGCGCAGCAGCACGAGGAACTGCTCGATCTCGGCAGCCATGTCGAGCGTCGGGTCGAGCATCCACGCGGACTGGAGGCCGTCGGCGAGGGCGTGCATGGTGCGCACGATCCACGCCGGATCGAGGTCGTCGCGCAGAAGCCCCGCCTGTTGGTCCGCGGCCACCTGCGCGAGCGTGAAGTTCTCGACCCGCGCGGTGCGCTCGCGGAAGTAGGCATGCGCCGGATGCTCGGGGTCGCCCGCCTCCGCCGCGAGCTGCGCGTACAGCTGCACGAGTCCGGGGACCGAGGCGTTGTGCCGGGTCACGGCGAGAAAGGCGGCGATCACGTCTTCGCCGGCGTACTCCTGCTCGTCGCGGTCGTCGCGCGCCTGGAGGATCGCGACGAAGAGCTCTTCCTTCGTGCCGAAGTAGTGCAGCAGGCCGGCGGGGCTGAGGCCGGCGGCATCCGCGATCTCCCGCACCGAGGCCTTGCGGTAGCCGTGCTCGGCGACGACGGAGAGCGCGGCTTCGAGGATCTCCTCGCGCTTGGCGACGCCCTTCGCGTATGCCCCTCGAGTCGCCATGGATCCAGGGTAACCGTCACGGCGATGTCTTTCTCACGACTCGGTCACGAATACCGAACAACGTTCGTGAATCACTTGCGCTCGCCGCCGCTCGTCTGTCACGATGTCCGATGAATACCGAATGACGTTTGGTATTCATTCCGAATCCGCTCAACGAGGAGCCGACATGTCCGTGTCCCCGCTCGACCCCGCCACCGATCTCGCCCCGACCGGGACGATCCGATCCGCACCGCCCGCGCCGGGCGAACCCGCTGCCAGTCCACCCGCGAACAGGCGCCTGCTGCCCAGTCTGCTGATCGCCTCGCTCACCCTGTTCGCCACCTACGGCGGACTCATCGCGATCCTGCTGCCGAGTCAGGTGCTGCTGATCGACGAGGCCAACAAGGTCGCCAACCTCGGCCTGGTCACCACGATCTCGTTCGTCTTCACCCTCTTCGCGCAGCCGATCGTCGGCGCGCTCAGCGACCGCACCCGGTCGCGCTTCGGCCGCCGGGTGCCGTGGATGGTGATCGGCGCGATCGTCGGCGGTATCTTCCTCTTCGGGCTCGGCTCGCTCAGCGACATCCTCTGGATCACGGTGTTCTGGGTCGTGATCCAGGTCGCCCTCAACTTCTTCCAGGCGCCGCTCACCGCCATCACCGCCGACCGTTTCCCCCGGGCGAAGCGCGGCGGCGCGAGCGCGATGATCGGGCTCGGCACCCAGCTCGGGATGACCGTCGGGATCATGCTCGCCGGTGCCTTCGCCGCGCAGATCGGCATCGGGTACTCGGTGTTCGGCGGCGCGGTCATCGTCGCGGCGCTGCTGTTCGCCGTCGTCAACCGGGACTGGTCCTCGAAGGATGCCGCGGTCGACGCGTTCCGCTGGGGCGCGTTCTTCAAGGGCTTCTGGATCGACCCTCGGCGCCACCCCGATTTCGCGTGGGCCTTCGCCGCCCGCTTCCTGCTGATCCTCGGCTACTTCGTCGTCACGTCGTACCAGCTGTACATGCTCACCGACTACATCGGACTGCCGCTCGCCGACGCGCAGGGGGCCGTCGTCACGCTGACGCTGGTCGCCTTCATCCCCACGCTCATCGCGATCGCGCTGTCGGGCTGGTGGAGCGACAAGGTGGGGCGCCGCAAGGTGTTCATCTACGCGGCATCCGTCGTGATGGTCGCCGGTCTCGCGATGCCCCTGCTGCAGCCGAACATGACCGGCATGATCCTGATGAGCATCATCAACGGCATCGGCTTCGGACTGTACATGTCGGTGGATGCCGCGCTGATGACCGAGGTGCTGCCGAACGAGGGCGTCTCGGCGGGCAAGGACCTCGGCATCCTCAACGTCGCGACGAACGTGCCGCAGGCCCTGAGCCCGGCGATCGGAGGAGTGATCATCACGGCACTCGGCGGATACGCGACGCTCTTCGTGTTCGCGATCGTCTTCGTCATCCTCGCGGCGATCGCCACCGCCCCGATCAAGGGAGTCCGCTGATGCTCAGCAACGAACAGGAGAATGCTGTGATGACCGACACCGACACCGAGTTCGTCGAGGTGACCACCGCCGCAGGGCGCGTGAGAGGTCGCTGGCGTCCGACCACGGGCGGGCGGGGGAATCCGCGGTCCGCCGCATTCCTCGGCATCCCGTTCGCAGAGCCACCGGTCGGCGCGCGTCGATTCCAGGCGCCGGTGCCGAAGGCGCCCTGGGCCGGGGTGCGCGACGCGCTGGTCTTCGCGCCGACCGCACAGCGCGGGGACCCCGGAGTCACTCTGATCCCCGAGCCGAGCGTCGAGGGCGAGGCCACGCTGAACGTCAACGTCTTCACGCCCGCCCTTCGACGAGCTCAGGGACCCGGTGAGGCGGAGGAGGCGGGTCCCGGCCTGCCGGTGCTGGTCTGGATCCACGGCGGCGGGTACTTCGCCGGGTCGCCGGCCAGCCCCTGGTACGACGGCCGCAACTTCAACCGCGACGGCGTCGTCACGGTGTCGATCTCGTACCGGCTCGGTTTCGACGGCTTCGGCTGGATCGAGGATGCTCCGTCGAACCGCGGCGTGCGCGACTGGCTGCTGGCGCTCGAGTGGGTGCAGCAGAACATCGCGGCGTTCGGCGGCGACCCGTCACGCGTGACGATCGCCGGGCAGTCCGCGGGCGGCGGCGCGGTACTGACGCTGCTCGGGATGGAGAAGGCGCAGCATCTGTTCCACGGTGTCTACGCCCTCTCCGGCGCACTCGCCGACGTCGCCCCGCAGCGGGTGGAGGCGTTCGGTCGTGGTCTCGCGGCCGCCGCAGGAGTCGAGCCGACCGTCGCCGGATTCTCATCGCTCAGCGAGGATCGCGTCCTGGAGCTGCAGAAGAAGGCGACCCGGATGGGTCCGAACTCGCTCGGGACGATCGTCGACGAGGGGCTGCCGCTCGGGCCGTCGATCGACGGCGACCTGCTGCCGCGCTCGACGCGAGAGTCGCTGCGTGCGGGCGTCGGCGCCGACAAACCGCTCGTCCTCGGGGCGACCGACGACGAGTTCACGATGGCGTTCACGGGCGCAGCGGAGCGTGCGTTGCGCTGGGTGCCGCAGAACTTCCTGCTCGCCAGGCTCGGCCTGCCCAAGAGCGCGCGGCACGCGTATCTCGCCGCGAACGCCGATGTCGCAGGACAGGGCAAGGCGCGCCTCGCGGGGCGGCTGCTCACCGACCGGATGTTCCGCACCGCGCTGCTGAACGTGGTGGAGGATCGCGGGTCGGCCCCGACCTGGCTGTACCGCTTCGCGTGGCCGTCCGGACATTTCGGCTTCGCTGAGCACTGCCTCGACGTGCCGTTCTTCTTCGACTGCCTCGACGGCCCCTCGATGGAACCGCTCGCCGGCCCGAACCCGCCGCAGGGTCTTGCCGATGAGCTGCATGGCACCGCGGTCGCGTTCATCGCCGGGGGAGACCCGGGCTGGCCACGGCACGAAGGGGCGGCCGGCATCGCGCGGGTGTACGACGTGCCGACGCGTGATGTCGCCGACGCCTACGCCTCGGTGCGCCCGCTGCGGGGTGCGGCGTCGTGACCGCTATCGAGACGGCCGGGGTCCGCACCCGGCCGGTGAAGATCGCGCGCCCGCGACGGATGCTGTGGATCTCCCTCGGGCTTCTCGTCGTGTTCGTCGCGCTGGCTCTCGGCGTGCTCGCCGCGCCGGATGCGCCGTGGTCGCAGGCGCTCGATGACGGCTGGAGACGGTTCGCCGGTGTGGGGCCGGAGTCCTGGCTCCCCGGCTTCGCCGTCGCGCAGCTGTTCCAGCACCTCGGCCAGCTCCCCGGAGTCGTGCTGATGATGCTCCTGCTCCCGCTGGTGCTCGTGCTCGTCGGGCGGTGGCGTTCGGCGCTCTTCGTGATCGCCGTGCAGCTGGCCGGACCGGGGCTCCTGTCGCAGCTCACGAAGAACCTCGTCGACAGGCCGCGCCCGACCGAGGACACCGTGGCGGGCCTGTTCGGACCGCTCGTCCCGGTCGATCACGGCTCGTTCCCGTCCGGGCACTCGGTGAGTATGGCGGCGATCATCATCACGGTGCTCGCCCTCATCCCGGCATCCGCGGTGTGGGCGCGACGCATCTGGATCGCGATCGGCGTGCTGCTGGCCGTCGGCATGGTGTGGCAGCGCACACTGATCAACGCGCACTGGTTCACCGACACCTGCGCGGGACTGATCGGCGGGGCGGCGGTCGCCGTGCTGCTGTGGTGGGCGTTCCTGCCGTGGCTGCGGCGCGATCACGACCGCCGGGCGTGGTTCCTGCGGAAGGCGGAGGCTGCTCAGCCCACGCGATAGGCCCGGTAGAGCACGGTGCTCGCCTGCCGCTGGGCCACCGCGAGGAACAGGCTCCGCGGAAGATGTGCGAGCGACTCCGCGGCAGTCTCCACGGCGACGGTCGTGCGGAAGCAGTAGCTGCGCGGGTCGACGTCCTCGCCACGGCCCAGCCGCTCCAGCACCTCGGGCGATCCGGTGCGCAGGCCCTTCGCGTGCAGCAGCAGCAGGTCGCCGGATGCCGTGCGCGCAGAGTAGCGGCCGTCGATCTCGATCGTGCCGTCGGGGCGGACCACCTGCCAGTCCGCCCCACCGGGCAGGATGTCCGCCTCGACGGCGCCCGTGATGCGTCCGCCCAGGATCGGCACGACACGGCGATGGCCGGCGCTGGTGACACCATGATCTTCGAGCGGCCCCAGATCGACGGTCACGTCGAATGCGACGTCCAGCGTCGGCGGGGGCAACAGGTCGTGCGGCGTCATCGGATCTCCTTCGGGTCGGCCGAGGCCGGGACGTCGGCGGCTCCCAGCGCGGCGCAGAGCTTCTCGAGCACGGGTAGCGCTCGACCGAGCGCCACGCGATCCTCGTCGTCGAGGGTCGCCGTCGCCCGGGTGACGAGGGCAGCGTTCGCCGCATCGAATCGGTCGAACAGGTCCAGTGCCGTCGCCGAGGCGCGGACGGTGACGCGTCGGCCGTCGGAGGGGTCCGGTGCGCGTTCGATCAGTCCCTCGGCCTCCATGGTGCCGAGCAGATTGCTCACGGTGGGGCGGCTCAGACGCAGGCGGGTGGCGATCTCCGCCGAGCCTCGGGATGTGCCGCGGGGGAGGGCGCGGATCACGTCGATCTGCGCGTCGCTCAGTTCGGGGAGCGCAGCCTCGGCTCGTGTGGCAGCGAGAAGCGCACGGCGGAGCGGTGAGATGACGGCGGCGAGCCGCGCGGCGTCGAACCCGGTCATCGCGAAGCCTCCGCCTGAGGGGTGAGCGATGCGCGTTCGTTCAGGACCGACGGGAGGAAGCCCGCTGTCGCCTTGTAGTCGGCCGCGATCTTCTCGCGCTCGGCGAGCGGGATCACCTCATCGATGTCGGTGAAGCCCTGCGGGGCGCGTTCGGCGGCGAGCTGCATGACTCGCTCGGGACCGGTCGCCCGGGTCCCGGCGAGCAGGGCGGTCATCGCGGGTCGCCGGGCCTGCTCGTAGCCGGCGAGCCCTTCCTCGACGGTTCCCGCGGACGCGAGGTGGAACGCGAGCGTGCGCGCATCGAGGATCGCCTGCGAACCTCCGTTCGAGCCGTTCGGGTACATCGCGTGCGCGGCGTCGCCGAGCAGGGTGGTGCGCCCGAACGTCCACTGCGCCAGGGCATCCCGATCCACCATCGGATACTCGAGGATCTCGTCGGCCGCAGCGATGGCGGCGGGCACATCGAGCCAGTCGAAGCGCCAGTCCCGGAAGAGCTCCGCGATCGGTCCGGGATCGACGGAGCGGTTCCAGTCCGCGTCTCCCGTGCCGCCCGCCCGGCGCTCGGCGATGAAGTTCACCAGCATCCGTCCATCCTGATCCGGTTCCGAGAGCGGGTAGGCGACGAACTTCTGCTCGCCGTCTCCCGCCATGATCATGGTGCGCCCGTCGAGGAACGCCGGGATCCGACTCACGCCCCGCCACAGCGTCAGGCCGCTCCAGGGCGGCGCACCTTCGGCGGGATGGCGCAGGGCGCGCAGCGCGGAATGGATGCCGTCGGCGCCGACGATCACGTCGCCCGTCGCCTCGACCTCACCGTCCTCCGTGGCGAAGCGGGCGGTCTCGGTGCCGTCGGGGTTCGCGGCGACGCCGACGAGGCGATGACCGAGGCGGATCGGCTCGGCGAGGCGGGCTTCGGCGAGATCGCGCAGCGCCAGCTGCAGGCGCCCGCGATGCACGGAGAGCTGCGGCCAGCGATACCCGGCGGCGATGCCTCGGGGTTCGCTCCAGATGCGCTGTCCGTGCCGATTGAAGTAGCTGAGACTCGTCGGGGCGACGCCGAGGGCGGCGATGGTCTCGGCCACGCCGAGTTCGGTCAGCTCGCGCAGCGCGTGAGGGAGCAGGTTGATCCCGACGCCGAGTCCGCGAATGGCGGTGCTGCGCTCGTAGACGACGACGTCCCGCAGGCCGGCCTCGTGAAGGCTGACTGCGGCGGCGAGGCCGCCGATGCCCGCGCCGACGATGATGATCTTCATCGATCTCTCCTGATCCCTGCTCGTCGTGAGCAGCGATTATAGTTTTGTCACAAAACTATACGGAGCGCAAGAGGATGTTCAGTCGCGCTCGGCGGCGCGCTCCGCCGACTCGAGGATCACGTCGACGCCGAGCAGGAACAGCTCGCGGTCCTTCAGCTCCGAGAGCAGGATGCCGTTCTCGGCGATATGCGGGAACTCCCGGGGGTCGGCCAGAAGGGGAGAGTCGATCCAGGGTGTGTCGGCGTTCTCGTCGGCATGGCCGGCGCGCGCTCGCGCGATGCCTGCCGCCGCGGAGAGGACATACGAGGCGAGCAGCGCGTAATGGCGGACCAGCGCCTCACCGCGCAGGCCCGCGCGATGGAACGCCTCGAGCATGAGCTCGATGGCCGCGAGCTCGCCGGGGCCGTGGGTCGTCAGCGACGTCGCCTCTGCCCCGATGGCCGGGTAGCGCGTGAAGGCGCCGAGCGTCGTCTCGCTGAGCTGACGGAGGCGGCCGCGCCAGTCCTCGACCGGGATGGAGACGGATGCCGTGGCCTGCACGGTGAGTTCGTCGAGGAGAGCGCTCATCAGCGCATCCTTGCTCGCGAAGTGACGATAGATCGCGGTCGGATCCGCGCCCAGCCGGTTGCCGAGCTCGCGCACCGAGATCGTGGCCGCACCCGATTCGGCGAGCTCCAAGCCCGTGTCGATGATCAGCTGCCGGTCGAGTCGTACCCGCGTGGTCGCCTTGTCGTTCGTCATCGTCTCTCCGGTCCCGTCCGAGTCCATCGTGTCACGTCGATCGGCACGACTTCGCTCGAATTCGTCCACGCCGCTGTCAACACTGTTGACAGCATAGCCGTCGGCGTTCTACCGTGGGGCGATCCAGCAGCTTCGATGGCGAAGCACGACGAGAAGAGACGAACGATGGCCGACGAGCTCATCTTCCATGGCGGTCCCGTGTTCACCGGTGCCGGGGCGCCCCTCGAGCAGCACGCCGTGGTCGTGCGCGACGGTCGCATCGTCGCCGTGGTCCCCGAGACGTCGGTCGCCCTGCCGGCCTTCGCCGACGCGGAGCGCGTCGACCTCGGGGGCGCGCTCCTCAGCCCCGGATTCCAGGACGCGCACATCCACCCGGTCGGGGGCGGCATCGAACTGCTCCAGTGCAACCTCACGGAGGCGGAGGATGCCGCGCAGTCCGCCGAGCTCATCCGGGCGTACGCCGAGGCGAACCCCGAAGAGGAGTGGATCCTCGGCGGCGGGTGGGGGATGGACCACTTCCCCGGCGGCAATCCGCCGCGCGGCATCCTCGACGAAGCGGCGGGCGGGCGCCCCGTGCTGCTGCAGAGCCGCGACCACCACAGCACCTGGGCGAGCACGGCCGCCATCGAGCGCGCCGGGATCACCGCGGACACCCCGGATCCCGATGACGGACGCATCGTGCGCGAGTCGGACGGATACCCGGCCGGCACCTTCCACGAGGGAGCGGGGGACCTCTTCGCCGCCGTGCGGCCGGCGACCTCGGACGACCTCGCCTACCAGGGGCTGCTCCGCGCGCAGGACGAGCTCATCGCGCTCGGCATCACGGGCTGGCAGGACGCCATGGTGGGAGCGGACTCCGGCGGGATCGCCGATCCGCTCGCCGCGTACGAGCGTGCCGCCGCCGACGGACGGCTGCTCGTGCACGTCGTGGGTGCGCAGTGGTGGAGGCGCGACGGCGGGATCGACCAGGTGGAGCGGATGGCGGAGCGGCGTGAGCGCGCCGCCGCAGCCCACCCCGATCGACGTATCGACCTCGGCACCACCAAGATCATGGTCGACGGGGTCGCCGAGAACCAGACCGCGGCGATGCTCACCCCCTACCGCGACGATGCCGGCCACGACACGTGCAACCACGGTCTGAGCTTCATCGAGCCGGAGAGACTGCGCGAGTACGTGACCGCGCTCGACGCCTCGGGTCAGCAGGTGCACATGCACGCCCTGGGCGACCGCGCCGTGCGCGAGGCGCTCGACGCGTTGCAGGTCGCCCGCGATGCCAACGGCGACACCGACGGCCGCCACCACCTCGCGCACCTGCAGGTCGTCGCCGCCGATGACGTGCCACGGTTCGCGGAGTTGGGTGCCGTCGCCAACATCCAGGCACTGTGGGCCACTCACGAGGACCAGCTCGACGAGCTCACGCTGCCCTTCCTGCAGGAGGGTCAGGTCGATCGCCAGTATCCGTTCGGCGACCTGGCGCGCGACGGAGTGCGCTTCGCCGCCGGCAGTGACTGGCCCGTGTCCACGGCCGACCCCCTCGCGGCGATCCACGTCGCCGTGAACCGCGCCTACCCGGGATCCGAGCATCCGCCTCTCGGTGGCGAGCACCAGCGTCTCGACCTCGAGACGGCGCTCGCCGCCTACACCTCCGGCAGCGCCTACGTGAATCGACGCGACGACGACACCGGCAGCATCCGCGAGGGCTGTCTCGCCAACCTCGTCGTCATCTCCCCTGATCCTTTCCGCATCCCCGCCGATGATCTGCACCTCACCCGGGTCACCTCGACCTGGATCGAAGGGCGCCGCGTCTACACCGCACCGGAGCCCGCTGCATCCGCACCTGCTGCACCCGCACGTACTGCATCCGCCGACGATCGCCAGGAGTCCTGATGAACCGCTCTCTCCGCTCCCGTTCCTCCGCACGCTCCACCCGCCGCACGAGCGCCGGTGTGGTCGCCGGCATCCTCGCCGTCGCCGCGCTCGCCGGCTGCGCCCCGGCGGGCACGGCCGACTCCGGCGCCGACGACCCCATCGACTGGGAACTGACCGAGGCCACGGCCGAGCCCTCGGGGGACATCGACTCGTTCACGTTCGCGAGCTACGCCGAGCCGAACTCGCTCGACTACGCCTACGCGTTCGACTACGCCGACAACTCCGTGCTCGCCAACGTCTGCGA
Coding sequences within it:
- a CDS encoding MFS transporter, with translation MSVSPLDPATDLAPTGTIRSAPPAPGEPAASPPANRRLLPSLLIASLTLFATYGGLIAILLPSQVLLIDEANKVANLGLVTTISFVFTLFAQPIVGALSDRTRSRFGRRVPWMVIGAIVGGIFLFGLGSLSDILWITVFWVVIQVALNFFQAPLTAITADRFPRAKRGGASAMIGLGTQLGMTVGIMLAGAFAAQIGIGYSVFGGAVIVAALLFAVVNRDWSSKDAAVDAFRWGAFFKGFWIDPRRHPDFAWAFAARFLLILGYFVVTSYQLYMLTDYIGLPLADAQGAVVTLTLVAFIPTLIAIALSGWWSDKVGRRKVFIYAASVVMVAGLAMPLLQPNMTGMILMSIINGIGFGLYMSVDAALMTEVLPNEGVSAGKDLGILNVATNVPQALSPAIGGVIITALGGYATLFVFAIVFVILAAIATAPIKGVR
- a CDS encoding DUF1684 domain-containing protein — translated: MSFVSEWRDWHAARERLAGSEYGPSALESTNWLIEMPAAVDGIPGLWALTGDGGIRGSELGQSGASVTLRGAESFRLGRRELRVFDRHGTLALRVLNPSRPQREWFTAIDAYAPDERWRLPARFEPTPDERIVITAVDGEERESPVAGRLHFELAGAPHTLTVTRSSQGTLSAVFADGTNGLETYRFRFLPIEEPAEDGSAIIDFNRAYLPPCAFSDQFVCPLPPSGNRYSTPIRAGERVVVLGG
- a CDS encoding alpha/beta fold hydrolase; this translates as MTDTREFTDAHGIAIVYDVHPATTTPRGVVQLLHGVGEHAGRYGVLAKALAAAGFTVYADDHRGHGRTGIRQHDGPARLGHLGKGGLRAAEDAIWQLTGIIRDENPDLPLVLLGHSWGSFLAQKLVNHHPEAWDAVILSGSALLTPGSLNAAPLNARWAKDEGATGLEWLSRDPAVWASFDDDPLTTDVPLLKLFGPIEAAKLYGRPAKDLVAKAGHDIPMLLMVGRDDPVGGPHSVHKLADEYRSRSGLTDVTTLVYPDARHEIFNELQQEEVRADVLAWLDTHFPSRAQS
- a CDS encoding lipoate--protein ligase family protein, whose amino-acid sequence is MHGEYKVPGGKLVVVDLDVEDDRIARFRLAGDFFLEPDTALDDINAAVNGLAVESDATVIAAAVREALPDGAQLLGFTPEAVGTAVRRALVTAPGWRDFDWEIVHDKAVSPRMNLALDEVLTSRVGEGRRRPTLRIWEWDESAVVIGSFQSYRNEVDPEGAARHGFDVVRRISGGGAMLMAAGQIITYSLYVPASLVAGMTFADSYAFLDDWVLQALRSLGIDAVYQPLNDIASPTGKIGGAAQKRLANGGVLHHATLSYDIDGQTMTEVLRIGREKLSDKGTTSAAKRVDPLRSQTGLTRAEIIERFKDTFRSLTGAETVAIAPEEYAAAEDLVESKFATEAWLHRVP
- a CDS encoding TetR/AcrR family transcriptional regulator: MATRGAYAKGVAKREEILEAALSVVAEHGYRKASVREIADAAGLSPAGLLHYFGTKEELFVAILQARDDRDEQEYAGEDVIAAFLAVTRHNASVPGLVQLYAQLAAEAGDPEHPAHAYFRERTARVENFTLAQVAADQQAGLLRDDLDPAWIVRTMHALADGLQSAWMLDPTLDMAAEIEQFLVLLRPS
- a CDS encoding DNA-methyltransferase, with product MAASGAVTGAVTIIEGDNLAVAAALPTASFTLVYLDPPFNTGRAQERQVVTARRAFTTQEESAEPGVEGARSAELATNGLNTAQPAAATEVRHGFHGHAYERVRGMLRTYDDSFDDYGTFLMPRLEEAWRLLADDGTLYLHLDYREAHYAKVMLDAVFGRECFLNELIWAYDYGAKSRRRWPTKHDTILVYVKNPREYVFNSEDVDREPYMAPGLVTAEKAARGKLPTDVWWHTIVPTTGREKTGYPTQKPEGILRRIVTASSRPGDRVLDLFAGSGTTGAVASALGRDAVLVDDNPEAVRVMTERMPHAEVSRLSE